In the genome of Microtus ochrogaster isolate Prairie Vole_2 unplaced genomic scaffold, MicOch1.0 UNK38, whole genome shotgun sequence, one region contains:
- the Faap20 gene encoding Fanconi anemia core complex-associated protein 20, whose amino-acid sequence MEEEQRLRGRLSRRRPPAGGGAPNCPPWFLLEDRQREPWAALLRSTVSGNVDLTPKVEPLPTLPALPGQESLPDPEPTVPPEVFTVGSKTFSWTPFPPALGGSGNSYELFRGIGGSLGSPTPALKGYPAPDSRQTPSTEECVSVQSPPVLLNCPLCQKAFDPKLAQLDVDSHLAQCLAESTEDVVW is encoded by the exons atggaggaggagcagaggctcCGGGGGAGGCTGAGCCGCCGCAGGCCGCCCGCAGGGGGCGG GGCCCCCAACTGCCCGCCCTGGTTTCTCTTGGAGGACCGTCAGAGAGAGCCATGGGCTGCCCTGCTGCGTAGCACTGTGAGCGGGAACGTGGATTTGACCCCGAAAGTCGAGCCATTGCCAACACTGCCAGCTTTGCCCGGCCAG GAGTCTCTGCCTGACCCAGAGCCCACTGTGCCTCCTGAGGTCTTCACTGTGGGATCTAAGACTTTTTCCTGGACGCCTTTTCCACCTGCCCTTGGTGGTTCTGGAAACTCCTACGAGTTGTTCCGCGGGATTGGTGGCTCCCTGGGGTCACCCACTCCAGCCCTAAAAGGATATCCTGCACCAGATTCCCGTCAGACTCCCAGCACGGAAGAGTGTGTGTCCGTGCAGAGTCCACCCGTGTTGCTGAACTGCCCATTGTGCCAGAAAGCATTTGACCCGAA GTTAGCCCAGCTGGATGTGGATAGCCACCTTGCTCAGTGCCTGGCTGAAAGCACAGAAGACGTGGTGTGGTGA